The Acanthochromis polyacanthus isolate Apoly-LR-REF ecotype Palm Island chromosome 16, KAUST_Apoly_ChrSc, whole genome shotgun sequence genome segment CCCACATGACTATCACAAGGAGTGAAACATGAATTTGTAACGCCATTTACCCAACAGTTTAAACTCTGGGTTAGACAAGCTGCATGTCGTATATCCTAAATTGCTGCCttgatgattattttaaaacttcaatctcagtttaaaaattaattaatctTTCAGCCCCAGCAAACAGGGCAAAATGCATGCCTTTGTGAAGCAAGTTTGCTCTTTACAAAATGAGATTTAAGAATGACATCATATATAAATGTGGCTCTGAGCATTTATTTCAGATAATAGTAATTAGACAACTTGAGCATGAAATTAGAAACacttaaaggaaatatttgttttttttatgcggTAATAGCTTTATCAACTTTCTCTGTGTCTTGCTTTCATATCTATATACTGTTTATGGATGCATTTGTTTATCCATCTAGGGACCTATCACTGCTGGCATTGTATCCATTGTGGAAATAGCCATGTCACAAATTCCAAGAGGTGAGTTGAATCAATTATTCTTTCACTTTGCTAGTGGTTTTAATTTATGTACATGATTTAAACGAAGGTGTTAAATGAATAACAATAACCTTTCTTCCAGCCCTCCACTTACCTGCAGAAACAAAGAATACAGGTCATAGACATGAACCCAAAGACAAAGCCACTGTATCCACAGCAGCAAATACTGTCCAGAAATCATATGGTATCCTTAAACCTCAAAAAGAAAATATAGCAAGGTAAGAataacaactttaaaaaaaaacatgtttccaaCATCCCTAGTGAGGTAAGAGGGCAAAAGGAGGCACAAAACATAGAGTGAAATGAACTCTTAGACAATCTCTTCTCTTGTCCATTTGTGTAACATTTGGTGTAAAGCAAACAAGCATGCCTGCAAACTTAACTGTGTCCCCTGATACCTGCTGGGCTCTGCTTCTTTGCAACtgaattctgtcattttgttcaccTTTTGTCTTGCAGGAAAAATGTTGCTCCTAAAGTTTACAAAGGGTAAGTCATTTATTATAATATACATGCTCAACATGCAGTAAGCTTCAGCCATTTTTCCCCACCACTTTACTGCACTTATTAACAGGGTATCCACCAGGTACGGCCAACAGGCAGAGCTCAAGGAGCAATGTCAACATCTGATGGTTGCAAATGAGGAGCTGCAGAAAAAcctgtcagagacacaggtacAGAAATTATTTACTCGGACAGAATGTAACTAATTTATattaaagttcttttttttttttttttttaaagcgccTGTCTCTTCATAAAATGCATGTCATATCTGTTGTAtagcatttatttatattttaaccaTGTTATAGAAAatctaaaattatttttatgtcaCAGCAAAGAGTAGCTGAGCTGGAGCTGCAGTTCAGTGACCTCGAAAAGGAGAATGCAGAGGTTCAAAAACACCTGAAGGACTGTCATGTTCTCCTAGTTTCTGCCAAAATGGACCCAGGTGAATTTATTTATGTCCCCACTTTGTTCTTTCATTTCGTCAGCCACATTACTTGTTAGAAATTaacatgtttgatttttagtTTTAGGAGAAAGAGTCGGAGATGCAGCACAAAAGAATGAGGATCAAAGGAAAGACGTTAtggtacttttattttatttaggtTTATGGTATATGCTGAATCATATACATATCAGTCATGCTGAATTTGTTgtaaaaaacttaaaatcaaaTTCACAGAAATAACTTTAGATTGAATATAAGTTGAATATAAGTTGAATATAAGTAGAACTAAAAACATGTTCTTACGAAATGGTTCCATGCTATGCAACCAcacaaatgaagacaaaatattgtaaatacaCAGTTTACTTGtacctaaacacacacacacacacagttagcGTAGACGAACGTCTACGCTAACTGTGTGACAGTAAAGATTAAACATCTTTACTGTCTTTATTTCAGAGTATTTCCTCTGACCTGCTGAGTGAATTAAAGGCATTTGGTGATATTGCATCACAGCAGCGTGTTCAGCTAGAGGTGAGCCGTATTCTGTTCCCAGTTTTTACTGTCCTGTTACTTTAATTTGGCCAATGTAATGTTAATATTTGCTATAGCCGATTTTTGGGTTCACTGTGAATTCATTttcaatgtgtgttttttttttacaacctttCAGGAGATCCAAACAACAATGACAGACCTCACGGAAGTACGAGAACATATGATGCAGGAAAGGGAAGATTTCTCTCTGCAGGCGGCTGAAATGGAAAAAGCTCTCAAAGAAGCAGAAGCCCTCTTAGTGTAAAAGTGTTAAATAATATTCCtcaattaatttttttacaaaagCTTTCTATATATTGGCATGTATGATATTGCTACTGTAACCGaaactaaattttaaaaaaaaatcttatttccTCATGTTTCTCATTCCttcatatttcaaacagtgaaaacatggTTTTGCCCTTACCAAGTATTTATGGGTAGAATATGAAACACAGTATTTTAAATAACATCTCATTTAGCATCGCTTATGTGTCATTTCAGAAGaacctttttatttttgcaatatatACCCAAAGACAATACAACCCCTGGCAAAAGGCTTTCCCACTCTTGTTTTTTATCTTCAGAAAGAATAAGTCAGTTAAAGAATGATATATTGTGATGATCAGGCACTTGTTCTTATCAGGCATTAGTACTTGAAGATTAAGTCTACTTACAAACAGGACAAATCCACAGAAGGCCCACCAACAAAACCCAGTTCACGCAAGTTCtgctgtttcatgttgtttccaTGGCATTAAGTCTTGGTCAGGATGTGTGGTCTATTGATTGATATagtaaataaattatatatttattccAAAGTACTTCATCTGCAAAGCCTCTGCCAACACTGCCCTAGTATTTCAAATCTTTCTTTTCTCTGGCTGAAGTCAAATAACCtcgccagcaagttgatttctcgcgatatttgtgtgttcacaaatctctcaagaaaccatcttgcaccgctcccgcattcactgttcgtaccaatgacgtatatatagagctctatatatacgtcattggttcgtacagagccaagttggcacgggccaatcacgcagcagtattcgtgtgtggggcgggatatccgggtgtgaagacgacaccaagcgccagtagaccaaaacaaacatggcaacggaggacaacggtcgtgtagatgctgctattaagtcagttttagctgaatctcctaaggaggaagaacaacgagaggcgctttgcgcatttctggatggtaaagatgtttgtgcttttttacctacgggttttggtaagagtttaatctaccaattggctccgctcgttgtgaagatcccgcgattggctaaaaacaaacctgtcagaggtgggacatactgttgcattgtccaatccgtgcctctttcctccgaacggatttacatggagcggtcccagattgatattgtggagtactatcaagtactacacaattattagtctggctattgccaggttagaaGTCAAAGCAGTAGTCTACAAGAGGAATAGAAGCGTGTCGCCAGAGGATTATATAGCTGCCTGTAGCAGATATTTTGTCTTACAAATTCACATCTCCTGAATATGTATGACACTAAATGTGGTACTCATCCATGCAAAATAGAAATCCTGTTATGTTTGAAAACATCCTTTGTGTGCTGATAGTGATATTCAAGGAATGAATAGTTGGTTTTTATAAAATGCAATTACATTAgcacatgaaattgcctgggtgaccccaaactttagaacgaTAGTGTATTATTTCACGTTTATGCATCTGAAAACATCATCAGTGATGGCTTTTTTGAGAGTCATCATGTGGTTTCTGTTTTGAAACATCTCACACCATCCCCCAGGTCACCAAGCCACACAGCATGTGTCAAGGAAGTCACCACCCATggatatctgtcaaaataaagtCAGTAATGTGACTCAGACAGATCCAAATGTGTTTGATTACTGTGTCAGCCTTACTGTAATGTTCTTCAGCAACAAACAAGAACTGAAAGAGGCTGCAGTAAAGGCCTGGAACAGCATTTCTAATGAAAAATGCAACAGCCTGGTGAAGTCAATGGGTTGCAGGCTCGATGCAGTTATTGCAAGTAAGGGTTATGCCaccaaatattaaatattattcactttaagttaatttaataatgtctgttccaatacttttgctcacttGAAAAGTGAGTGGGTTCAAAGAAAAAGTAATCTTTCCTGGGTTGTTTAACacatccagatgtaaataccacgaaataaaagctgaaattctgaacttttgtgtcatattcatctttttatctgaaacccagatgtcttcagtatgctacaaaaacaaaggaatttcacttgctgttccaatacttttggaggtgactgtatatataatgatGTATTTAATTTATAGATGTGTTCTCTtgatttttctgtcactttgccTCTGTGACATTGAAAATTTCCTCTTGTAGGACTAATAAattatattctattctataataataataatagtaataaattagatattattatatttattcattaatccttatcccaaataactagaagaaatctaaaatgcaagccCAACCATAGCTTGGGTCTGAGAAGGCTGCATGAGTTGTAGTTTTGTCAGACTGTCCACAGGAGGGCAGCACTGGGCTTTTTGCTGCATCGTGTGAAGCCCAATCAAATGAAGAAGATGGTGGCGGAAGTAGATCCACAATAACCCTGCGGCAGACACACTAACGTACGACATTGAGTTTCAGTGAGTCAACTTGCATGTTGGAGGACTAACTTGGGGATTTATTTACTGTAGAGATTAGTCTGTTTCTCTAGTTGTTCCTCATTGATGTTTCTAAGCTGCTGCCTCTAACTGGACAGTTGAAAGTTGCTGTTGATAACCAAACCCAGTGTGTCTATCAAGTCCGTAAACATCCCTGTCAGTTCCAGattgtcatttaaaatgttgttgtttaatgtttgtgtgtttattccaCACCCAGACAAACATTATCTACACTCGAAGGTGTTTCATGATTAAGTTAAGTGTTTGTCATTGATTCGGCATTACCTTAATGATGAAATTTCTATTGTGTTGTAGCTTTTACAGTGATGTTACAGAGGTAGTGCTTTCAGTAAAACATCCGAAACCAGGCAATGAAGAAACCCCTAGTATATCCCGATTAACAAAGTAGACATTGACAATACggagaaatgtttttgcttaGGGCATGTATGCTTTGCGAAGTGACACACGAGTTAGGGATCTTTTAATTTGACGATTTTTGAATGGAGGATGGTCTGGTGGGGATGGTGAAGAAACTGGAGAATGTTCTCACAGTTGTTTGAACCTGCTGATGATAGACTGTTATCAGTTTGAGGGAATGCAACTAATGATAAAATTAAGTTGGATTCTATTGGAAAaggtaaaaacattttaaaaaaataacagcttaTTTGAAAATTAAACTAAAGTAGAATTGAGAAAGGTTTGAAACTAAAACTATGTTTTCAGAGGATACTGTAGTCAAAAGTGATCATTGAGTCAGCTGACTTGATTTCCTCTGGCAAATCtcgactgtatttctgacttgCAAACTCTCCCCTTTAAGAGGAAAAATTCTACGTAGCCTACAAATAATCACATCTTTTGTCTTCCTCTAGGACATGTCTGCAGGTTGTGTGAGGTTTGTGCTAAGTCACGCAGTGAGAGCTATGTGTATTGGCAGCCCTGTCTACTGGACATCTGCATCAAGATTTACAATATGTCGTGGAAGATACAACATTGCTGCTGCCTCCTGGAGATGGTCTCAGTTCTCCACAGAAGGGCACGATGCAGAAGAGACTGCAGAACAGACTCCTGCACCtaataaaaaaaagcaggagTCTCGAGCTCGTAACTCAATCAGCAGTGTTGGCCGTAAGATCCCTCACCGTCAGATCCAGGTGATAAGTGAGGCTGGTGAGAACTTGGGCACCATGCACCGTGCAGATGTGATCAGGATGATGGATGAGGATGGTCTCAAACTGGTGCTACTCAGTGAAAACAAAGACCCTCCAGTGTACCGCTTGATGAGTGGCAAACAGGTCCATGAAGAACAGCTGAAACTGCgcgagaaaaagaaagcaaaagcaGGTATGTGGAGTGCTGGTAGGGAACCAAGTCAGTTTAATGCACTGATTCCTTCCTTGAGGCCACAAGGTGATTATCAAGGAAGAAGCCCATGTTATTTCTTATATATTTGCTACTTGCTTGTTAAATTCAAGGAAGTTTTGTATCACTAGCTCTCTAAGCATATTAGGATTCAGTGACTTTTCAAGGTAGAAATCAATTCATGTTCAACATGCTCAAAGTTCATAGAAATAGATAATCTGTTTGTCAGTTTGTCCGATATACAGTATAGtccttttgtaaaaaaaattaaaaaaatagtcaGGGAATCTTTCCCTTTtgtttggcagatttttttcaatgttttttaaaatacacaaaaatatcaagaaaattattcaaaatccAGTAAAGTCACGTGTAATCTAAATAACATCAAAAACTTCTAAATTTAGGATAACATTTctaaacaaaacatcaaataaaatgtatttcaagcaAATGTAGTTTTTGCCATCAAAAGACTGCTGAAATGCATTTGCAAGTTTAGCATAATgtcacaaatatttattttttttatggaaTAGATAAAACTACTAATACAAGTTTATCACTTCAAACATATTTCTAAAAGTATATGTGGTTAGGAACaattaacagaaaaatgcatgtaaatatcATTTATCTaaacatcaaaaagaaaaagaaaattatttcatttaaaataaagacaagaaaatgtgtttcagtCGTGGAAAATGACTGTATTGCTGGAGATGGTTGATGTCCAGTGAAGACCAGACCAAACCCACGCTGACATGAAGCCACACTTCCTTAATATACAGAGTGTCTTTGGGCAGATGAGCGGTGTGGGGGGTGTATATTCATTGCTTAGTCAATTATTCAGGATTGCATGTtggaaaagtttttaaaaaatggcacctttttattttgacagtatTTTATTTGTTCCAGCTGCCActatattacagtttttttttagtttattgtcTAGTTTTTTTCTGACAGTGTTCGATgatagtttagtttttgttttttagctttAAACTATAGCATATTTAATTAGGATCTCGTCCAGAGTCTTCTCAACACAACACCCCATTACTCTATTAGTCAATATTACCTTTATGAGTTTCATCTCAGGAATGTCATTAATAGTGTATTAACTTCTATATATAAGATATAGTATTAAATGGAGCTGACTGCATTGCTTCACAGctcctgtgcaggtgaaggagctCACCTTTTCATGTGGCATTGCATCTCATGACCTGAGCACCAAGCTGAAACAAGCGGAGAGCTGGCTGGAGAAGAACCACCATGTGAGGATTACTCTACGGTCAGGACGTGCACCTGCAGTCAACCTGGTGAGGAAGACTGATGTCACACTGTTCTATTACTCAAATCAGAATGGGAGTGAGTCTAAACAAAGTATGTGTACAAATGCAACAGACTCATgtaaattacatcatttatagACAATGTTGATAGAATTTCTCTCAGTGTCGGGAAAGTATATTTAAAAATGGCAAGTAATACCACTTTGTATTAATGTAAAAGCAGATTTTGTTGCCTCAGTTACTGGTTCAGAGAtgttcacttagaaatatccttgtTTTTGAAGGAAGCGGTTTTttgaatgaagataacattaagttaatcagaaatccagtctcaaaattgttaatgtggtaaatgactattctagctggaaacaggtgatttttaatggaatgtctacataggggtacagaggcccatttccagcaaccatcactcctgtgttctaatggtacattgtgttagctaatggtgttgaaaggctaattaatgattagagaacctttgtgcagttatgttagcacatgaataaaagtgtgagttttcatggaaaacatgaaattgctgAGGAGACTCGCATCATTTGGTGTGAACAGGCCACTGCTGaggttgcctggaaaatccagactgactttatttatgtattaatataaatacaaataaaggcagtctggcattgtgatgataggagatgatttcaaaaaggaggggctaacgaatgcagcttgaacgagaaagacccaatcagcgtaacacggatgtgacgcacaaacaaatcgaccttgaagtccatgtagtccaaacaacaatggcatgcagccgagaaagcgtcgcggtgaatgattactgccgtttttgtcacaaaaatctgcgaatacatggggtactctcaagtacaacacttatttttgaaaaggctatgcaacaaaagactccttccgaacaattagcggtgttaggaataactttgttaatgtttgtgtttggttacgggaggtgcgcaggtgttttatgggtaatccaggcgctgaagatgacgcagcattaactcccgcctcccgtgctatgattggtcgtaccaaactttcccgggagggaaacgcgattcaattcgcccaatgccaaactgattctcctgtatctcctaacaaggagataggagattacatggagattcagtttggattttccaagctactgCTGAGGACCTTTTATGAAACTGGTGGTATCGGTGGTCTCCTATGCAGTGGTTTGCTGGGGAGGGGGGTGCACTGTGCGTAATAAGAACAGATTCAACAGACTGATTAAAAGAGCCATATCAGTTTGTGGCTGCCGCTGGACTCCATTGAGGTGGTGGGAGAGAGGAGAGCTCTGGCCAAACTGTCTACTATGATAGGAAACTTCCCACCCTCTGCATCAGACTGTGAACTCCTTAAGAAGTGCCTTCAGCGACAGACTGTTACACCCTAAGTGTAAGAAGGGCCGTTTCTGCAGGTCCTTTCTTCCAAAATCTGTTAGACTTTACAATGCCACCTTATAAACTGGTCTACCTCTGTTACTGCTGCACTTTTTTCGCCCTTACATACGAATACCACTTATGTGCAATAATGGTTTCAACCTTATCCTCGTGTAAATGGTTTTCTTAAAAAAAGCTCCAGTATGGGATCAATAAactttgtcttgtcttgtcttgtattgcctgggtgaccccaaacctttaaACAGCAGGGTACGTAGTGACAAACtggtcatttcatttcattcacttcacatctgcctcaatgaacaacgaaacatcagtggacggctcctatccctgtgctgcaagaccgaaagatttaggaaatctttcttgccatcagcagtcaggctattcaattgaAAATTAAAccgataagaaccctgacaattgaatttcccttcagggatgaataaagtgattctgattctgatttctggcctttctatttttttaataccTCAGCAAGAGTCAAAATGGACTCTAAAGTGTTTATTAGGCCATTTTTTGCCAGTGTTATATGTCTACAAATATGCTAGAGTCTAAATTTTGTCATGTGCTCAAGTCTGCAAAAGTCAGTAGTGTGCATGTTCACCAAAAGTGTGAATACATGTAATACACAGACATGATTTTGTGCACATGATGTAGCAGGGTCCTCCAAGCAGACTCCAAATGGAGTAGAAATTTGTGTAATAACTACACATTGGTCGAGTCTGCAGCTGTCTGTTTTAGTTCTTATTGCTCAGTTTAGACATCTACAGCCAAGATACTACTGTCTGGATTTAGTATAACTTTCTTGGCATATTCAGGTAGATCAGCCGTTATAAGAAACTACTATGCAGAAATTCAGAGTTAAATGACTGTTAGATATTGACTGTAAAATGTATAATCTGTACATATGCTGGTCTTAGTTCTTTGCTTCTTTGAATAGTAAGAAGTAAAGAATATCATAAacataatgtgtgtttttttccacaggACACAACTCTAGAGGAAATGGTGGAACAAATGAAGGTAATGGTGGGATTTGTCTCCAAGCCAAAAGTCATCCGTGATGGTCAAGCAGCCATGTGCATCCTCCGTCCGCCTTCAGGAAAGGaactaaaagaaaagaacaaggCCTCAGAGTCACCGTCTTTCAGCTCCACTTCAAAGGCTTCTCAGAGCAAAACGCCCCCTGTTACCAGCACAGACACAACAGAAGGATCAATACAGCAGTGATTTGAGggaaataaaactttttcacaaaaacaagttGAAGTCTGTGCCTACATGTCACTCTCTATTTGTAGTGTGAACATATTAAACAGATGCCGTGTATGGATTACTGTATGGGCCTGCTGAGCACAAGACCAGGGACTGAAGGGGCCATGCTGCATCTGGATCAAAAGAAGCTCACTAGTTGTAAAGTCAATCAGAAGActgcaaaatgatgacaaaaaaaaggcacagcAACCAGAGATGCAACacaactacacacgtggacaaaattgttggtacccctcagttaaagaaggaaaaacccacaattctcactgaaatcacttgaaactcacaaaagtaacaataaataaaaatttattgaaaattaaataatcaaactcagccatcacttttgaattgttgattaacataattatttaaaaaaacaaactaatgaaatagggctggacaaaaatgatggtacccataacttaatattttgttgcacaaccttttgaggcaatcactgcaattaaacgatttctgtatttgtcaatgagcgttctgcagctgtcaacaggtattttggcccactcctcatgagcaaacagctccagttgtctcaggtttgatgggtgtcttctccaaatggcatgtttcagctccttccacatatgttcaatgggattcagatctgggctcatagaaggccactttagaatagtccaacgcttttctctcagccattcttgggtgtttttggctgtgtgttttggatcattgtccggttggaagacccatgacctgcgactgagaccaagctttctgacactaggcagcacatttctctccagaatgccttgatagtcttcagatttcatcgtaccttgcacactttcaagacaccctgtgccagatgcagcaaagcattactgagcctcctccatgtttcaccgtcgggacagtgttcttttcttcgtatgcttggtttttgagtctatgaacatagagttgatgtgccttaccaaaaagctccagtttggtctcatctgtccaaaggacattctcccagaagctttgtggcttgtcaacatgcatttttgcaaattccagtctcgcttttttatgagtttttttcagcagtggtgtcctccttggtcgtctcccatgaagtccactttggctcaaacaacgacgaatggtgcgatctgacactgatgtaccttggccttggagttcacctttaatttctttggaggttgctctgggctctttggatacaattcgaacgctccgtctcttcaatttgtcatcaattttcctcttgcggccacgtccagggaggttggctactgtcccgtgggtcttgaacttctgaataatatgagccactgttgtcacaggaacttcaagctgtttagagatggtcttatagcctttacctttaagatgtttgtctataattttttttcggatgtcctgggacaattctctccttcgctttctgttgtccatgttcagtgtggtacacaccttttcaccaaacagcagggtgactacttgtctccctttaaataggcagactgactgattatgagtttggaaacacctgtgatgtcaattaaatgacacacctgagttaatcatgtcactctggtcaaatagttttcaatcttctatagaggtaccatcatttttgtccaggcctgtttcattagtttgtttttttaaataattatgttaatcaacaattcaaaaataatggctgtttttgattatttaattttcaataaatttttatttattgttacttttgtgagtttcaagtgatttcagtgagaattgtgggtttttccttctttaactgaggggtaccaacaattttgtccacgtgtgtacatacagccatggccataagtttggacacaagtaccacgacgcttgtgaatcttagaaaataccacaaaattgtcacttacaatacagttcacaactcctgagaactatattaagtttcatatttcaaaaaaacatcaaaagagtttggtgtcattttgttattcttaccaaattcggttgtgaaagtactgcatttttttgttattttcttctaatattatgttttgggaacaaagttgttccaattgttggaattcattgataatattatatcccttgttgatttgttgactaagtaaactggtgctgtcaaaaaatattagttatgttctgtaatagacatcaaaacagacatagtaagtcatgctgtgtccaaacttatggccatggctgtacatggGCAAAATAATCGCATAAACAACTACAAACCGATGCAAAGCAGCTACACATGGATACTGCACTGCcagaaaaagtcacaaaatgaccacacagacaGTTACAAAGAGGTGgaatgactacaaaaagacaaaattatctGAAAAAGACGTAAATTAACCATACTGGTAACTACAAAATGTAAGACATCTAcagacattaaaaataattagaagAGAACCACAAAGCGACACAATGTGCCATCTGCAAAGGTCCAAGTCTAATGTAGCTGGGATGTTTGCATTGTGCCACattgtgttccaacact includes the following:
- the knstrn gene encoding small kinetochore-associated protein isoform X2, which codes for MDMSAGCVRFVLSHAVRAMCIGSPVYWTSASRFTICRGRYNIAAASWRWSQFSTEGHDAEETAEQTPAPNKKKQESRARNSISSVGRKIPHRQIQVISEAGENLGTMHRADVIRMMDEDGLKLVLLSENKDPPVYRLMSGKQVHEEQLKLREKKKAKAAPVQVKELTFSCGIASHDLSTKLKQAESWLEKNHHVRITLRSGRAPAVNLDTTLEEMVEQMKVMVGFVSKPKVIRDGQAAMCILRPPSGKELKEKNKASESPSFSSTSKASQSKTPPVTSTDTTEGSIQQ
- the knstrn gene encoding small kinetochore-associated protein isoform X4 — translated: MFMLQGPITAGIVSIVEIAMSQIPRALHLPAETKNTGHRHEPKDKATVSTAANTVQKSYGILKPQKENIARKNVAPKVYKGVSTRYGQQAELKEQCQHLMVANEELQKNLSETQQRVAELELQFSDLEKENAEVQKHLKDCHVLLVSAKMDPVLGERVGDAAQKNEDQRKDVMSISSDLLSELKAFGDIASQQRVQLEEIQTTMTDLTEVREHMMQEREDFSLQAAEMEKALKEAEALLV
- the knstrn gene encoding small kinetochore-associated protein isoform X3, yielding MSAGCVRFVLSHAVRAMCIGSPVYWTSASRFTICRGRYNIAAASWRWSQFSTEGHDAEETAEQTPAPNKKKQESRARNSISSVGRKIPHRQIQVISEAGENLGTMHRADVIRMMDEDGLKLVLLSENKDPPVYRLMSGKQVHEEQLKLREKKKAKAAPVQVKELTFSCGIASHDLSTKLKQAESWLEKNHHVRITLRSGRAPAVNLDTTLEEMVEQMKVMVGFVSKPKVIRDGQAAMCILRPPSGKELKEKNKASESPSFSSTSKASQSKTPPVTSTDTTEGSIQQ
- the knstrn gene encoding small kinetochore-associated protein isoform X1, with the protein product MIDCYQFEGMQLMIKLSWILLEKDMSAGCVRFVLSHAVRAMCIGSPVYWTSASRFTICRGRYNIAAASWRWSQFSTEGHDAEETAEQTPAPNKKKQESRARNSISSVGRKIPHRQIQVISEAGENLGTMHRADVIRMMDEDGLKLVLLSENKDPPVYRLMSGKQVHEEQLKLREKKKAKAAPVQVKELTFSCGIASHDLSTKLKQAESWLEKNHHVRITLRSGRAPAVNLDTTLEEMVEQMKVMVGFVSKPKVIRDGQAAMCILRPPSGKELKEKNKASESPSFSSTSKASQSKTPPVTSTDTTEGSIQQ
- the knstrn gene encoding small kinetochore-associated protein isoform X6 gives rise to the protein MSQIPRALHLPAETKNTGHRHEPKDKATVSTAANTVQKSYGILKPQKENIARKNVAPKVYKGVSTRYGQQAELKEQCQHLMVANEELQKNLSETQQRVAELELQFSDLEKENAEVQKHLKDCHVLLVSAKMDPVLGERVGDAAQKNEDQRKDVMSISSDLLSELKAFGDIASQQRVQLEEIQTTMTDLTEVREHMMQEREDFSLQAAEMEKALKEAEALLV
- the knstrn gene encoding small kinetochore-associated protein isoform X5, with the protein product MFMLQGPITAGIVSIVEIAMSQIPRALHLPAETKNTGHRHEPKDKATVSTAANTVQKSYGILKPQKENIARKNVAPKVYKGYGQQAELKEQCQHLMVANEELQKNLSETQQRVAELELQFSDLEKENAEVQKHLKDCHVLLVSAKMDPVLGERVGDAAQKNEDQRKDVMSISSDLLSELKAFGDIASQQRVQLEEIQTTMTDLTEVREHMMQEREDFSLQAAEMEKALKEAEALLV